A segment of the Candidatus Omnitrophota bacterium genome:
AGCCGCAAGAGAAAAGCCAAACTCCGCTTCCTTTATATAGGCGAACTCTTCGTTTAATTTACCGAAGAAGACTCTCCTCTGCATGGAGAGAAAATAAGCCAGCGTAAGGATACTCCCTGCTATTGCTATCAGCGCATAGCCATGATAACCTGCCATCCAGAGGGCCAAAATAATAATAAGCTTGCTCCAGAATCCGGCAAGCGGCGGTATCCCTGCTCCGGAGAGGCTGGCTAGAACCGAAGTAATGCCGGTCAAGGGCATGCGGGAAGCCAGGCCGCCCATTTTATTCATATCCCTTATTCCGGTCTGTGATTCTACTGCTGCGGCGTTCAAGAACAAGAGCGATTTAAAAACCGCGTGATTAAAAAGATGGAATACTGCTCCCGCCATACCGAGGGTTGTGCCGCAGCCAAAGCCCAATACGATATAACCCATATTACTGATACTGGAGTAAGCAAGCATTCTTTTAAAATCACGCTGTCCCAGCGCCCCCAGAGCGCCGAAGATAATCGAAATCGTACCGACCAGCATAAGTATATATGTAACGGAACTGGTATAACCGAATATCGAAGTAATCAGGCGGATAATGGTATAGGCGCCCAGCACTTTTATTTGTACGCCTGATAAAAGTATGGATACTGCCGCAGGCGCTGCAGAATGGGCATCCGGCAGCCAGGCATGAAAAGGCATAAGCCCTGCCTTTATGAAGAGCCCGCATAAAAATATGCCTATGGCAAACATAATCAGAAAATTATGCTTAGATGTCTCTAGCGCAGCCTGCACTATGGAAAAACTGGTAGAGCCTGAAACAAGCAAAAGCAGGGCAATCGCGGAAAACATCAGGATAGTAGCGACTACGGAAAGGACCATATACTTAAAGGCTGCCTCTAGGGCCTCGTTATTCTTTTTAAGAGCTACCAGAATAAGAGAAGTAACGGTAGTAACCTCCATAAAGACAAACAGAGAAAAAATATCGGTTGTCATGACCACGCCGTCCATGCCGGACAACATAATCAATAAGAGATTCACAAAATTAAACCTGTGTTCTTCGCCGGATATATCATACCTGCCTACGAGAAGCGATATAGACAAAACCATGCTTATACAAAGTAACATCGCGCGGCTTAAGCTATCTACCATCAGGTCAAACTTTAAGTGGGTGCCGAATACGCTCAAGCTATGGCCCCAGGCCTCGGGCGTAGCAAAAATAGCCAGGCCGGCCTGGCCGATGAAAAGCGCTAAAGCAAGCCAGAAAGCCGCTTTTTTCATCATCTGCCTGCAGGGTAAATTTAAAATAATTACGCTCAATAAAGGTATTACAATTAACACATGAGACATTGCTTTTTTCCTTTATAGAATTAAGGTGAAGACATTAAAAATAGTGTTACTAATAATACACCGGATAATGCCCAGGCCAGGTATCTGGCATAATTACCGTTATGCAGGCTCCTTACCCGGTTAGTCAAGGCATAGGCTAAAGCTACGATAAAATTACTATATATGTAATCTATCCACCTGTCTATGCGCCAGCTTATTTTTGAGATTAGCTTAACCGCCTTTAACCCGATTTCATAAGGATCAAAATATCCTTTCTCTGCCCGGTCATAAATCGCCTTTAAGATAGGCGCGTAACGGATATGGTCTACTGCTTTTAGCCCGCTCCCCTTCATTTTTACGCCAAAGAGATGATTTAGGAAAGCGGCGATCAATACTATTAAAGTGACGATGACTATTTTTATGTTGGTAGGCGCGCCGCTAAAACTATGGCCGTTCAACCTCTCTCCCGCGATAGGCTGAATCAAGTTATCAAGCGGCAGGTAATTCCATATCCCGAAAAGTATGCAACCACAAGCAATAATAACCATAGGGGCCAGCATAAAGAATGACGTTTCCTTAACGTTCTTGTGTTCTGCGTTTAATTTACCTAAAAATACCGCGTGGCCAAGTTTCAAAAAAGAGGCGGCGGTAAAGAAGGAACCGCCTACCGCAGCGATATAAAATATCCAGCCTCTCTCTAAAGCTGCCTCATATACCAGTTCCTTGGAAAAAAATCCGTTAAACGGCGGCACACCCGATATAGAGGCTGCGGTAATGATAAAACAAATAAAGGTAAAGGGCATCTTTTTACCTATCCCGCCCAGTCTTTCTAAATTTGCTGTACCAGTCTCTCTTGCTACGGAGCCGCTGGTCAGGAATAAACAGCTTTTATACATAGCGTGGTTAATCATGTGGAATAAGCCGCCCACAATCCCCGCTGAGACAGTAGTGCCAATACCTAAAATCATATAACCCACCTGGCTGATGGCATGGTAAGACAATAATTTTTTATAATCCTTCTGTATCAGGGCCATCATCACTGCCAGGATAATGGTCAAAGACCCTATCACCATCAGCATCGGGCTTATCCAGGAACCTGCGTTGAGTGTGAACATATCCAAAGATATGCGTGCCAGAAAATATATCCCTAAAAGTTTCTCCAGCGCCGCAGGTAAGAAGGCCATAAAAGGAAGCGGCGCATCTAAGGCTGCATCAGGTATCCAGCTGTGAAAAGGCATTGCCCCTGCCTTAGAGATAGCGCCAATCATCAAGAGCACAAAGGCAAGGCTACCCAATGTATTTAAGGGGAGGCTAATCTTTGAAATTGCCAGCGTCCCGGACAGATGCGCGGTGAGGGCTATACCCAGCATCATGCACAAGTCACAAATGCCCACAATAATAAATGCCTTAATTGCCGTCTTGAATGCTGCCCTGCTTGCGATAGCAATCATTCCAAAAAGAGCCAACAGCAGGCCTTCCCAGAAAAAAAGCATCAGGACAAGGTTATCCGCCAGCACTGCGCCGTTAGTAAAAGCCAGGGTGATTAAAAGGTAGGAATAAAACTGGTTTAAATTCTCTTTGCCGCGCATGAATACGCAGGAGTATAAGGCAATCAGAAAGGCAAAGGCTGCGCTGGCGATAATGATAAAGGCGCTAAAATGATATATCTTAAGTGAAAAATCTATCCCAAAACCCAGCCAGGGCAAAAAATAATTTAAATTAGCACGGAATAATATAAACGCAAGAAAAAGATTGGCCAGCGTTACAACCAATGCCAGCGTTTCCTTGATACCGCGCCATCTTTTAGTGATGGCCAAAACCAAAATCCCGCCTGATAAAGGTATAACTATGGGTAAAAGCAGGATTCTATCTATCATTTCACTACTCCTGACATCTGGCTAACGGCTGTTTTAACCAAGGCTGCGGGATAATTTATGAGAATCCCGCCAAAAAATGAAAGTAAAGCCAGTATGGCCACGGAAAAAACCATCACCCGGCCTGCTTCCTTTGCTGTGTTTATCTGCGGGTGGCCGAGGAATACCAGATAAAATACCCGGAAAAGATAAATAATAGTTAAGAATGCCCCGGTTAAAAATATACCTCCCAGCCACAACTGTTCAGTTTGCGCTGCGCCGGCAAAAATCATGTATTTACTAAAAAACCCTCCGAACGGCGGGATGCCCATCACCGAGAAGGCGCAGAATAAAAAGGATATTGCGGTTACCGGCATAGTGGTAATGAGCCCGCCCATAGCCGTAATATCTTTAGTCTTGGTATTCTGCTCCACTATGCCCGCACAGAGGAATAACCCTGCCTTGGCTATGCCATG
Coding sequences within it:
- a CDS encoding proton-conducting transporter membrane subunit — encoded protein: MIDRILLLPIVIPLSGGILVLAITKRWRGIKETLALVVTLANLFLAFILFRANLNYFLPWLGFGIDFSLKIYHFSAFIIIASAAFAFLIALYSCVFMRGKENLNQFYSYLLITLAFTNGAVLADNLVLMLFFWEGLLLALFGMIAIASRAAFKTAIKAFIIVGICDLCMMLGIALTAHLSGTLAISKISLPLNTLGSLAFVLLMIGAISKAGAMPFHSWIPDAALDAPLPFMAFLPAALEKLLGIYFLARISLDMFTLNAGSWISPMLMVIGSLTIILAVMMALIQKDYKKLLSYHAISQVGYMILGIGTTVSAGIVGGLFHMINHAMYKSCLFLTSGSVARETGTANLERLGGIGKKMPFTFICFIITAASISGVPPFNGFFSKELVYEAALERGWIFYIAAVGGSFFTAASFLKLGHAVFLGKLNAEHKNVKETSFFMLAPMVIIACGCILFGIWNYLPLDNLIQPIAGERLNGHSFSGAPTNIKIVIVTLIVLIAAFLNHLFGVKMKGSGLKAVDHIRYAPILKAIYDRAEKGYFDPYEIGLKAVKLISKISWRIDRWIDYIYSNFIVALAYALTNRVRSLHNGNYARYLAWALSGVLLVTLFLMSSP
- a CDS encoding proton-conducting transporter membrane subunit, which gives rise to MMKKAAFWLALALFIGQAGLAIFATPEAWGHSLSVFGTHLKFDLMVDSLSRAMLLCISMVLSISLLVGRYDISGEEHRFNFVNLLLIMLSGMDGVVMTTDIFSLFVFMEVTTVTSLILVALKKNNEALEAAFKYMVLSVVATILMFSAIALLLLVSGSTSFSIVQAALETSKHNFLIMFAIGIFLCGLFIKAGLMPFHAWLPDAHSAAPAAVSILLSGVQIKVLGAYTIIRLITSIFGYTSSVTYILMLVGTISIIFGALGALGQRDFKRMLAYSSISNMGYIVLGFGCGTTLGMAGAVFHLFNHAVFKSLLFLNAAAVESQTGIRDMNKMGGLASRMPLTGITSVLASLSGAGIPPLAGFWSKLIIILALWMAGYHGYALIAIAGSILTLAYFLSMQRRVFFGKLNEEFAYIKEAEFGFSLAAVILATVIVGVGLCFPLLLNTFLLPIGNIFGG